In one Cloacibacillus porcorum genomic region, the following are encoded:
- a CDS encoding branched-chain amino acid ABC transporter permease — protein sequence MIEILLRQILNGLSLGSVYALIAVGYSLVYSILLFSNFAHGGFLVVGGYICYYAMLSAGMDITTAAVSAMAGAGVVAVFTDRLAYRPIRERSSRTIYLMIASMGINIVIENIFVVTVGGRFRALPAIFPSGSLDLGGIITASYFDLFSLLISAIFLVILQLFLIKTKWGLAIRAAAYNLRTAGLMGVNVNRLIAIVFFVAGVLAAVGGIFLSARYTLYPQMGGITIKAFIAAVIGGLGSLPGAVMGSLVLGLAEMLTTAYISSQFRDILVFSMLILTLLFKPTGFFNKQIGEKV from the coding sequence ATGATAGAAATACTGCTTCGCCAGATATTAAACGGTCTATCTTTAGGTTCCGTATACGCGCTTATCGCAGTAGGTTATTCCCTGGTATATTCGATCCTTCTCTTTTCAAACTTTGCACATGGAGGTTTCTTAGTGGTTGGCGGTTACATTTGCTATTATGCGATGCTATCTGCCGGAATGGATATTACCACTGCCGCCGTTTCTGCAATGGCTGGTGCAGGCGTCGTGGCTGTATTCACCGACAGGCTTGCGTATAGACCAATAAGGGAGCGGTCCTCCAGGACAATATATCTGATGATTGCTTCAATGGGTATAAACATTGTTATTGAAAATATTTTTGTCGTAACTGTCGGTGGAAGATTTAGGGCTTTACCTGCGATCTTCCCCAGCGGAAGCCTTGACTTAGGCGGGATCATAACTGCAAGTTACTTTGACCTGTTCTCGCTGTTAATCTCTGCTATTTTCCTAGTAATATTACAGCTTTTCCTCATAAAAACAAAATGGGGGCTGGCTATAAGGGCGGCAGCATATAATCTTAGAACGGCCGGTCTGATGGGGGTAAATGTAAATAGATTGATTGCGATAGTATTTTTTGTTGCTGGCGTATTGGCTGCCGTTGGCGGTATCTTCTTATCCGCGAGATATACTCTCTACCCGCAGATGGGAGGGATCACGATAAAGGCTTTTATAGCGGCTGTCATTGGGGGACTGGGTTCTTTACCAGGTGCTGTAATGGGAAGTTTGGTATTAGGTCTTGCCGAGATGCTCACCACTGCATATATTTCAAGCCAGTTCCGTGACATCCTGGTATTCTCTATGCTTATTTTAACCCTTCTCTTTAAACCTACAGGTTTTTTCAACAAACAGATAGGCGAGAAAGTGTAG